A part of Dehalogenimonas sp. W genomic DNA contains:
- the nuoE gene encoding NADH-quinone oxidoreductase subunit NuoE — MKLTQPTISEKAINAATEHFSRDRANLIPLLQSLQQQLGYLPPEAITAAAEQLGLAESTVYSVASFYTQFKFKPAGRNIIKVCRGTACHVGGGERILSELERQLDIKPGESTPDLEYELETVACIGACALAPVVLVNEDIHGKTSAGKILDALTSRKKNGTGCTCRP; from the coding sequence ATGAAGCTGACCCAGCCAACGATAAGCGAAAAGGCCATTAACGCCGCCACCGAGCACTTCAGCCGTGACCGCGCCAATTTGATTCCTCTGCTTCAATCACTCCAACAGCAACTGGGCTACCTGCCGCCGGAGGCCATCACTGCTGCAGCGGAGCAACTGGGGCTGGCGGAAAGCACGGTTTACAGCGTGGCTTCGTTTTACACCCAGTTTAAATTCAAACCAGCCGGGCGGAATATCATTAAGGTTTGCCGCGGCACTGCCTGTCATGTCGGCGGCGGGGAACGCATTTTGAGTGAGCTGGAACGGCAACTTGACATCAAACCCGGCGAAAGCACCCCCGACCTGGAATACGAACTGGAAACAGTGGCTTGTATCGGCGCGTGTGCCCTGGCGCCGGTGGTGCTGGTGAACGAAGATATCCATGGTAAAACCTCCGCCGGCAAGATACTTGATGCGCTGACCAGCCGGAAGAAGAACGGAACGGGCTGCACATGCCGGCCGTAA
- a CDS encoding thioredoxin domain-containing protein, producing the protein MSNHLAGSSSPYLLQHADNPVDWYPWGDEALARAKQENKPILLSIGYSACHWCHVMAHESFENEATAALMNRHFINIKVDREERPDIDSIYMAAVQAMTGHGGWPLTAFLTPDGRPFYGGTYYPPEERHGLPAFSTILEAVAEAFRERPSEVESSAGKLLAAIEEKPADTAGAALSPDILNRAYQALQRAFDTKFAGFGGAPKFPQPLVLDFLLRYYLRSNTPRVLELVEQTLEAMYRGGIYDHLGGGFHRYAVDAEWQVPHFEKMLYDNALLPRVYLHAFQLTGKTEYRLVAEDIYDYVLREMTDPATGGFYSSQDADSEGEEGKFYIWTPDELKSVLGDGAAAFIQRFGVTEAGNFEERNILHLTGEFKADLITADQGNKEKLRRERETRIHPGKDTKVLVSWNAMMQSSLAEAGCVLGRDDYLAAAARNAGFILDNLRSGETLRHTSSVAEGFLEDYALLTDSLLWLHQATLNPRWLCQAVALADTMLDRFWDEDESVFYDTPAGMSGLFKRPRSFQDGAVPSGAASGALALLRLSRLTDDRRYWQTGGTALRGVAEYLGRYPLGFGQWLAALDFYLGPQQEVAVIGNTADSAARALANTVCRRYRPNTVLAALNPDDQEGLSDLPLFQDRTQINARPTAYVCRNFNCFPPVNTPEDLEQVLEL; encoded by the coding sequence ATGTCCAATCATCTGGCCGGTTCCTCCAGTCCGTATCTGTTGCAGCACGCTGATAATCCGGTGGACTGGTACCCCTGGGGTGATGAAGCACTGGCGCGGGCGAAACAAGAAAACAAGCCGATACTGCTGAGTATCGGTTATTCCGCCTGCCACTGGTGCCATGTTATGGCGCACGAGAGCTTTGAAAACGAGGCCACTGCGGCGCTGATGAACCGGCATTTCATCAACATCAAGGTTGACCGGGAAGAACGCCCGGATATTGACAGTATCTACATGGCTGCGGTACAGGCCATGACCGGCCACGGCGGCTGGCCGCTGACCGCCTTTTTAACGCCCGACGGCCGCCCTTTCTACGGCGGTACCTATTATCCGCCGGAAGAGCGTCACGGTTTGCCGGCTTTCTCCACCATTTTAGAGGCGGTGGCCGAAGCCTTCCGCGAACGGCCGTCTGAAGTGGAAAGCAGTGCCGGGAAACTTCTGGCGGCTATTGAAGAAAAACCGGCGGATACCGCCGGGGCGGCACTGTCACCGGATATACTCAACCGGGCTTATCAGGCTTTACAGCGGGCTTTTGATACTAAATTCGCCGGCTTCGGCGGCGCGCCTAAGTTCCCTCAGCCCCTGGTGCTGGATTTTCTGCTGCGGTATTACCTGCGCAGCAACACTCCGCGAGTGCTGGAGCTAGTGGAACAAACGCTGGAAGCGATGTACCGCGGCGGTATCTATGACCACCTGGGCGGCGGCTTTCACCGCTATGCGGTTGACGCCGAGTGGCAGGTGCCGCACTTTGAAAAGATGCTTTACGATAATGCCCTGCTGCCCCGGGTTTATCTGCACGCTTTTCAGCTTACCGGCAAAACGGAGTACCGGCTGGTGGCGGAAGATATCTATGATTACGTGCTTCGGGAAATGACTGACCCGGCCACTGGCGGTTTTTACAGCAGCCAGGATGCGGATTCTGAAGGGGAAGAAGGCAAGTTCTACATCTGGACACCGGATGAGCTGAAATCAGTCCTCGGCGATGGCGCCGCGGCATTCATTCAGCGGTTCGGGGTGACCGAAGCCGGCAACTTTGAAGAGCGTAATATTCTCCACCTGACCGGGGAATTCAAGGCTGACCTGATAACTGCGGACCAAGGTAACAAGGAAAAACTGCGCCGGGAGCGGGAAACCCGGATTCATCCCGGCAAGGATACCAAGGTTCTGGTTTCCTGGAACGCCATGATGCAATCCAGCCTGGCGGAAGCTGGATGTGTGCTGGGTCGGGATGACTATCTGGCGGCGGCAGCCCGGAACGCCGGGTTTATACTGGATAATTTGCGCTCCGGGGAAACCTTACGCCATACCTCCTCCGTCGCTGAGGGGTTCCTGGAAGATTATGCCCTGCTGACCGACAGCCTGCTCTGGCTGCATCAGGCAACCCTGAACCCCCGCTGGCTGTGTCAGGCAGTGGCGCTGGCGGATACCATGCTAGACCGTTTCTGGGACGAAGATGAATCTGTTTTCTACGATACCCCGGCTGGTATGTCCGGTCTTTTCAAACGGCCGCGGAGTTTTCAGGACGGGGCGGTGCCTTCCGGTGCCGCTTCCGGCGCGCTGGCGCTGCTGCGTTTGTCGCGGCTGACTGATGACCGCCGATACTGGCAGACCGGCGGCACAGCTCTTCGCGGCGTGGCGGAATACCTGGGACGTTACCCGTTGGGATTCGGGCAGTGGCTGGCCGCGCTGGACTTTTACCTGGGGCCGCAACAGGAAGTGGCGGTCATCGGCAATACTGCTGATTCAGCCGCACGGGCGCTGGCAAATACCGTCTGCCGCCGTTATCGGCCCAATACCGTCCTTGCTGCCCTGAACCCTGACGACCAGGAAGGTCTGTCTGATTTACCGCTGTTCCAGGACCGCACTCAGATTAACGCCCGCCCAACCGCCTATGTCTGCCGTAATTTCAACTGCTTTCCACCGGTAAACACGCCGGAGGATCTGGAACAGGTGCTGGAGTTATAA
- a CDS encoding NUDIX domain-containing protein, translating to METERGILVTAGRSGKFLLPGGGAESGETRTKAAVRELREETGLKANSVKFLFRYQGSINTKKNGTRWRDHHTVCLIRAYGHATPRHEIKLVAYYTPGCDINISRTTKAIIEKYYREFRNDCMLTENY from the coding sequence GTGGAAACTGAACGCGGTATTCTTGTTACTGCCGGTCGGTCTGGAAAATTCCTTTTACCGGGAGGGGGAGCTGAGAGTGGGGAAACAAGAACCAAAGCCGCAGTGAGAGAATTGAGAGAAGAAACCGGGCTGAAAGCAAATTCAGTAAAATTTTTGTTTAGATATCAAGGCTCAATTAACACAAAGAAAAACGGGACACGCTGGCGGGACCATCACACTGTATGTTTAATCAGAGCCTATGGACATGCCACACCAAGACATGAAATCAAACTGGTTGCTTATTATACGCCAGGATGCGACATCAATATTTCCAGGACCACCAAAGCGATAATTGAAAAATATTACCGGGAATTCAGGAATGATTGCATGTTAACAGAGAATTATTAA
- a CDS encoding LemA family protein, whose amino-acid sequence MDGGVIALTVAVLALILAGILVRQWVSVYNKFQYWINRAKRKFADVDIIMQERLDKIQALSQIVKKYDIHEWKVLKDTIEARSQWTKDTPLNEMVKNTSEIENNYLKIQAVFEKYPQIKADRLHASLMASDAGVERRLRKTRLEYNRVAQQYNERVARFPRNLVAKFHKFYPFEYLVFQVQEREEPQQAFDPKGIFADN is encoded by the coding sequence ATGGACGGTGGAGTTATTGCTTTAACTGTGGCGGTTTTGGCCTTGATTTTGGCGGGTATTCTGGTCCGTCAGTGGGTCTCTGTTTACAACAAATTTCAGTATTGGATCAATCGCGCAAAGAGGAAGTTTGCTGACGTTGATATCATTATGCAGGAAAGGCTGGACAAAATCCAAGCCTTGTCCCAGATAGTCAAAAAGTATGATATTCACGAATGGAAAGTTCTAAAAGATACCATTGAAGCTCGAAGTCAATGGACCAAAGACACTCCTCTTAACGAAATGGTCAAAAACACTTCGGAGATTGAAAACAACTACCTCAAGATTCAAGCAGTTTTTGAGAAGTATCCTCAAATTAAAGCTGATCGACTTCATGCCAGCCTGATGGCCAGTGATGCCGGAGTGGAACGGCGGTTACGGAAGACCAGACTGGAATATAATCGTGTTGCCCAGCAATACAATGAGAGAGTGGCGAGATTTCCAAGAAATTTAGTCGCTAAATTTCATAAATTCTATCCGTTTGAGTATCTGGTATTCCAAGTTCAAGAACGAGAAGAACCACAACAAGCTTTTGATCCCAAAGGAATTTTTGCAGACAACTAG
- a CDS encoding 2'-5' RNA ligase family protein, translating to MKYELKSLTSYIRRQVKLGRGVKHVPHISIVYNPTPSQGRRYEKRLISDFISICSKYPLMEFRFNGYGRFRNSSAREPAKDVAMVKIDVPESILAFRWDLICRLRDYCELHPKFDQKRNDYSPHATLALNLKPQTCDRIENKLRQLPPPQKHYYLARATLLKNSKILCEYDFALRKSLNRAEALDKRKMRQTLAVIGERIEEKNGFRTGFQRNVLIGLGLGSILLAGLSWVSQGLFGLNAMVSSLALLACSVIFFYSALSRRKSR from the coding sequence ATGAAGTATGAACTTAAATCATTGACCTCCTACATTCGGAGGCAAGTCAAGTTGGGGCGAGGGGTAAAACATGTACCTCATATTTCTATTGTCTATAATCCGACGCCCTCACAAGGACGTAGGTATGAAAAGAGGCTTATATCTGACTTCATCTCAATTTGTTCAAAATATCCATTGATGGAATTCAGATTTAATGGTTATGGGAGGTTCAGAAATTCTTCAGCTAGAGAACCTGCAAAGGACGTCGCTATGGTTAAGATTGACGTACCTGAGTCAATCCTTGCCTTCCGCTGGGACCTTATTTGCAGATTGCGGGATTATTGCGAGCTCCACCCCAAATTTGATCAAAAACGAAATGATTATAGTCCACACGCAACATTGGCTCTGAATTTAAAGCCGCAGACGTGTGACAGAATCGAAAATAAACTCAGACAATTACCGCCACCCCAAAAGCATTACTATTTAGCTCGGGCGACGCTCTTAAAGAACAGCAAAATTTTGTGTGAGTATGACTTTGCTTTACGGAAATCGTTAAATCGGGCTGAAGCTTTGGATAAACGTAAAATGAGGCAGACTCTTGCCGTCATCGGTGAACGTATTGAAGAGAAAAATGGATTCAGGACTGGCTTTCAAAGGAATGTTCTTATTGGCTTGGGCCTCGGCAGTATTCTCTTGGCTGGCCTAAGCTGGGTTTCGCAGGGGCTGTTTGGTTTGAACGCAATGGTGAGCAGTCTGGCGTTGTTGGCCTGCAGTGTAATATTTTTCTATTCTGCTCTGAGCCGGAGAAAAAGCAGATAA
- a CDS encoding cysteine synthase has protein sequence MAENILQTIGNTPIVRINRLNPNPDTVIYAKLEGLNPSGSIKDRIALSMIEQAEIAGRLTKNKTIIEPTSGNTGLALAMIGIVKGYDVEIVMSDAVSVERRQMIKAYGAKVTLTDGALGTDGAIFKARELTKANPDKYFMPDQFSNEYNKMAHYRTTGEEIWRQTGGKIDYFVSSLGTSGTIMGVGKVLKEHNPQIKTVSAHPVKGHYIQGLKNMDEAIVPSIYDPSQIDITIMVETEDAYEMTRQIVRQEGIFVGMSSGAALYAAAEIARKIESGTIVVIFPDRGEKYLSTKLFQE, from the coding sequence TTGGCCGAAAACATACTCCAGACTATCGGCAATACCCCTATCGTCCGGATTAACCGGCTTAATCCCAATCCTGATACCGTTATCTATGCCAAGCTGGAGGGGCTTAATCCTTCCGGCAGCATCAAGGACCGGATTGCCCTGAGCATGATTGAGCAGGCGGAGATTGCAGGGCGGCTGACCAAAAATAAAACCATCATTGAACCAACTTCCGGCAATACCGGCCTGGCCCTGGCGATGATTGGTATCGTCAAAGGTTATGATGTTGAAATCGTCATGAGCGACGCAGTTTCGGTGGAGCGCCGGCAGATGATCAAGGCCTACGGAGCCAAAGTCACCTTAACTGACGGCGCGCTGGGTACCGACGGCGCCATTTTCAAAGCCCGGGAACTGACCAAAGCTAATCCCGATAAGTATTTCATGCCGGATCAGTTCTCCAATGAATACAACAAGATGGCCCACTACCGCACCACCGGTGAAGAGATCTGGCGCCAGACCGGCGGTAAAATTGACTATTTTGTCTCCTCGCTGGGGACATCAGGCACCATCATGGGGGTCGGCAAGGTGTTGAAGGAGCATAATCCGCAGATTAAAACCGTCAGCGCTCACCCAGTGAAAGGGCATTACATCCAGGGCCTGAAGAATATGGACGAAGCTATCGTCCCGAGCATCTACGACCCCTCACAGATTGATATCACTATCATGGTAGAGACCGAAGACGCCTATGAAATGACCCGGCAGATAGTCCGGCAAGAGGGCATCTTTGTGGGCATGAGCAGCGGCGCGGCGCTGTATGCCGCTGCTGAAATTGCCCGGAAGATTGAGTCCGGCACCATTGTGGTCATCTTCCCTGACCGGGGTGAGAAATATCTGTCTACCAAATTATTTCAAGAGTAA
- a CDS encoding lysophospholipid acyltransferase family protein, whose amino-acid sequence MKLEWYYPLVRLSARVMFLLTMVEVTGKENMPDGVPLVICANHVSSADPPLLGLHLPRYGVYFLAKKELFKNRTFGKILQGSGAIPLNRDGASGASFKASARVIKKGGALIIFPEGKRNPDGELTAAMPGAGYLAAAFKTPVVPVALIGTETIKGKWWFLKRHRVKIIIGQPFKMTVTDSKPDKDDLAAYGDQIMRAIADLLPPKYRGIYGEPQP is encoded by the coding sequence ATGAAACTAGAATGGTATTATCCGCTGGTGCGCTTAAGCGCCCGCGTCATGTTTTTGTTGACCATGGTAGAGGTAACCGGCAAGGAAAATATGCCGGACGGCGTGCCGCTGGTTATCTGCGCCAACCATGTCAGTTCCGCCGATCCGCCGCTGTTAGGCCTGCATCTACCGCGCTACGGGGTATATTTCCTGGCGAAAAAGGAACTGTTCAAAAACCGCACCTTCGGCAAAATCCTGCAAGGCTCCGGGGCCATCCCGCTCAACCGCGACGGGGCTTCCGGCGCTTCGTTTAAGGCTTCAGCCCGGGTGATAAAAAAAGGCGGTGCCTTGATTATCTTCCCGGAAGGCAAACGCAATCCCGACGGCGAGCTGACCGCGGCCATGCCCGGCGCGGGCTATCTGGCGGCGGCTTTCAAGACACCGGTAGTGCCGGTAGCTTTAATCGGGACTGAGACGATCAAAGGCAAATGGTGGTTTTTGAAACGGCACCGGGTAAAAATCATCATCGGTCAACCATTTAAGATGACGGTGACCGACTCAAAACCGGACAAGGATGACCTGGCAGCTTACGGCGACCAGATAATGCGAGCCATCGCTGATTTACTGCCGCCGAAGTACCGGGGCATTTACGGGGAGCCCCAGCCGTGA
- the ispH gene encoding 4-hydroxy-3-methylbut-2-enyl diphosphate reductase translates to MKVERAPDLGFCFGVKRALATLEEVAREKGGIETLGALVHNQQVMSRLEGLGVRVVKDITEVTGNTVVISSHGVGPQVLDAIKARGIEVVDTTCPFVQRAQKAAHRLAEAGFFTLIYGDVNHPEVKGILGWAEGRGMATLSLADLDRIELPRHVGLLSQTTQVPASFIKFAQAVIDKALVKDAELRIVDTVCHDIRRRQAATLALAEKADLMLVIGGHHSANTRHLVELCRPVTETHLVETAGELNPDWFEGKALVGITAGASTAPQTIDEVARSLAELNQLPL, encoded by the coding sequence GTGAAGGTAGAACGTGCGCCCGACCTGGGTTTTTGTTTCGGCGTCAAGCGCGCCCTGGCGACACTGGAAGAGGTGGCCCGGGAAAAGGGCGGCATAGAAACACTGGGAGCACTGGTGCATAACCAGCAGGTGATGTCCCGCCTGGAGGGCCTGGGAGTCCGGGTGGTCAAGGACATTACTGAGGTTACCGGTAATACGGTGGTTATAAGTTCCCACGGCGTCGGACCCCAGGTACTGGACGCCATCAAAGCCCGCGGCATTGAAGTGGTGGATACTACCTGTCCGTTTGTGCAGCGGGCACAGAAAGCAGCCCACCGACTGGCCGAGGCCGGCTTCTTTACGCTCATTTACGGTGATGTCAATCATCCGGAGGTCAAGGGTATCCTGGGCTGGGCGGAAGGGCGCGGCATGGCCACCTTATCGCTGGCAGACCTTGACCGGATTGAGTTGCCGCGGCATGTGGGTCTGCTGTCTCAGACGACTCAGGTTCCGGCCAGCTTTATTAAATTTGCCCAGGCGGTGATTGATAAAGCACTGGTCAAGGACGCAGAACTACGCATTGTGGATACCGTCTGTCACGATATCCGGCGGCGGCAGGCGGCGACCCTGGCGCTGGCCGAGAAGGCTGACCTGATGCTGGTCATCGGCGGCCACCACAGCGCCAACACCCGGCACCTGGTGGAACTCTGCCGGCCGGTAACCGAAACTCATCTGGTGGAAACCGCCGGGGAATTAAACCCGGACTGGTTTGAAGGCAAAGCACTGGTGGGCATTACCGCCGGAGCTTCCACCGCGCCGCAAACCATTGATGAGGTGGCCCGGAGTCTGGCAGAATTGAACCAGCTGCCACTTTGA
- a CDS encoding DegV family protein: protein MRIVTDSGTDLGLSSEQLNELNISVAPLVVTLEGKSYREGLDITPEEFYPLLEASKQLPITSQPSVGAFAEVYKSVAANDPDILSIHMSSGLSGTLNSAQAAAKLVPEANITHIDTKTLSAAAGWQVKAAAAAAKAGWAKDQILALLKRISDASDSIYTLKELKYLIHGGRISHLTGTIASLLDIKPMIGVEKKGGTYIQLGRVRTFNKAMEGLVDLIARQHPEGSALRIQVLHAFNPEGASKLHDLIDARFKCTWLPGGPMSLVLGAHTGPSMVGIAFAPEGVFAEIP, encoded by the coding sequence ATGAGAATTGTGACTGACAGCGGCACGGATCTTGGTTTGTCTTCGGAACAACTGAATGAACTTAATATCAGCGTTGCCCCTCTGGTGGTGACTCTGGAGGGCAAAAGCTATCGCGAAGGCCTGGACATCACTCCGGAAGAATTCTACCCGTTGCTGGAAGCATCAAAACAGTTGCCGATCACTTCTCAGCCATCGGTTGGAGCGTTCGCCGAGGTGTATAAAAGCGTCGCGGCTAACGACCCCGACATCCTGTCCATCCATATGTCATCCGGCTTGAGCGGCACACTTAACTCTGCCCAGGCAGCCGCCAAACTGGTGCCGGAGGCCAACATTACCCATATTGATACCAAGACTTTATCAGCCGCGGCCGGCTGGCAGGTGAAAGCGGCGGCAGCCGCCGCAAAGGCCGGATGGGCAAAAGACCAAATTTTGGCGCTATTAAAACGTATCAGCGATGCCAGTGACAGCATTTATACGCTTAAAGAATTAAAATACCTGATTCACGGCGGGCGAATCAGCCATCTAACCGGGACGATAGCTTCGTTACTGGATATCAAACCGATGATCGGCGTAGAAAAGAAGGGCGGCACCTATATCCAGCTTGGTCGGGTACGCACTTTTAACAAAGCTATGGAAGGACTGGTTGATCTGATTGCCCGCCAGCATCCTGAAGGCAGCGCCCTTCGAATTCAGGTGCTCCATGCCTTCAACCCTGAAGGCGCCTCAAAACTCCATGATCTGATTGATGCCCGCTTCAAGTGCACCTGGTTGCCCGGCGGACCGATGTCTCTGGTACTCGGCGCACATACAGGACCCAGCATGGTAGGCATTGCCTTTGCACCCGAGGGGGTTTTTGCGGAGATACCGTAG
- a CDS encoding NADH-quinone oxidoreductase subunit NuoF, whose translation MPAVTDFTTLQTEAKAEWQGLIQSRTPHILIGTATCGKVSGAMSVLDAINTALDKTNIKATITQVGCFGMCYAEPTMDIVLPGMPRISYGFMTPEKAVSIIEDYIGNGNPRPDLALCTVGEGRIDGVPTLDEMPMLRGQKRIALRNCGHVNPLRISHYIARGGYTGLHRVLTALSPQQVIDEMMASGLRGRGGAGFPTGQKWQYCRDAAGSPKYVICNADEGDPGAFMDRSILEGDPHSVIEGLIIAGYAVGAAEGYVYVRAEYPLAVTTVKHAVLQARENGLLGHDIMGSGFDFDIVIKEGAGAFVCGEETALIASIEGRRGMPRPRPPFPAVSGLWGKPTNINNVKTLAMASYILAGNTEEYAAIGTDRSRGTCVFALAGNINHMGLIEVPMGTPLKEVVFGIGGGVPKGRSLKAVQIGGPSGGCLPAGLSDIGLDYESLVKSGAIMGSGGMIIMDQGNCMVDVARYFLSFVQAESCGKCVPCRSGTRQMLGILNRITAGEGRPEDFPTLENLAVQIKATSLCALGGTSPNPVLTTLKYFREEYEAHILHKRCPAGVCKALITYAIVNDKCNGCRLCVKACPAQAITFAGKRVPVILDEAQCNRCGICRDVCKMEAVEVR comes from the coding sequence ATGCCGGCCGTAACGGATTTTACGACCCTCCAGACTGAAGCCAAAGCTGAATGGCAGGGGCTGATTCAAAGCCGGACACCCCATATCCTCATCGGCACCGCCACCTGCGGTAAAGTTTCCGGCGCCATGAGCGTATTGGATGCCATTAATACCGCGCTGGACAAAACCAATATCAAGGCCACCATCACCCAGGTGGGCTGCTTCGGCATGTGTTATGCCGAGCCGACCATGGATATCGTATTACCCGGCATGCCCCGTATCAGTTACGGTTTCATGACCCCGGAAAAAGCCGTCAGCATCATTGAAGACTACATCGGTAACGGCAACCCGCGCCCGGATTTGGCCTTATGCACCGTCGGCGAAGGCAGGATAGACGGCGTGCCGACGCTTGATGAGATGCCCATGCTCAGGGGACAAAAACGCATTGCACTCAGAAACTGCGGTCACGTCAATCCGCTGCGCATCAGCCACTACATCGCCCGCGGCGGCTATACCGGACTGCACCGGGTACTGACGGCGCTCAGCCCGCAACAGGTTATTGACGAGATGATGGCTTCAGGACTGCGCGGCCGGGGCGGCGCGGGCTTCCCTACCGGGCAGAAATGGCAGTATTGCCGTGATGCTGCCGGCTCACCGAAATACGTCATTTGCAATGCCGACGAAGGCGATCCCGGAGCCTTTATGGACCGATCCATTCTGGAGGGCGACCCGCATTCAGTCATTGAAGGTCTGATTATCGCCGGGTATGCGGTGGGCGCAGCCGAAGGCTATGTCTACGTCCGCGCCGAATACCCGTTGGCGGTCACTACGGTTAAGCATGCGGTGCTGCAAGCCCGTGAAAACGGTTTACTGGGACATGATATCATGGGCTCCGGTTTTGATTTTGACATTGTCATCAAAGAGGGCGCCGGGGCTTTCGTCTGCGGTGAGGAAACGGCGCTTATCGCCAGCATTGAGGGGCGGCGCGGTATGCCGCGGCCCCGCCCACCGTTCCCAGCCGTTTCCGGTTTGTGGGGCAAACCCACCAATATCAATAACGTCAAAACGCTGGCGATGGCTTCCTACATCCTGGCGGGCAATACCGAAGAATACGCCGCCATCGGCACCGACCGGAGCCGCGGCACCTGTGTTTTTGCCCTGGCCGGCAACATCAACCATATGGGATTGATTGAAGTCCCCATGGGTACGCCGCTGAAGGAAGTGGTTTTCGGCATCGGTGGCGGGGTGCCCAAAGGCAGGAGTTTGAAAGCGGTCCAAATCGGCGGGCCTTCCGGCGGCTGTTTACCGGCGGGACTGTCCGATATCGGTCTTGATTACGAATCGCTGGTAAAATCCGGCGCCATCATGGGCAGCGGCGGCATGATCATCATGGATCAGGGTAACTGCATGGTGGATGTGGCCCGCTACTTCCTGTCATTTGTTCAGGCCGAGTCCTGCGGCAAATGTGTGCCCTGCCGCTCAGGCACCCGGCAGATGCTAGGCATCCTGAACCGGATAACCGCCGGTGAAGGACGGCCGGAGGATTTCCCCACGCTGGAAAACCTGGCCGTACAGATCAAGGCAACTTCGTTGTGCGCCCTGGGCGGCACTTCGCCCAATCCGGTACTGACCACCCTGAAGTATTTCCGGGAGGAATACGAAGCCCATATTTTACACAAGCGCTGTCCGGCCGGGGTGTGCAAAGCCTTGATTACCTATGCCATCGTCAATGACAAGTGCAACGGCTGCCGGCTCTGCGTCAAGGCCTGCCCGGCGCAGGCGATTACCTTTGCCGGCAAACGCGTCCCGGTGATATTGGACGAAGCGCAGTGCAACCGCTGCGGTATTTGCCGTGACGTGTGTAAGATGGAAGCGGTGGAAGTACGATAA